Proteins from one Legionella taurinensis genomic window:
- the tldD gene encoding metalloprotease TldD: MTQALSIAKELLLKPASLDESAIAKLIRSMAGRHVDDADLYFQSSSYESWYLEDSEVKSGSYSIDRGVGIRAVSGEKTGYAYCDDILLPAMERAADAARSIAFSANKTFQPVPILGSPIARYAGINPIDGMTKQEKIALLEAIDKEARRLDPRVIQVNASLSGCYEVVMVAGMQGNLQADIRPLVSINVSVIVEDKNGRRESARSGGGGRFGYSYFLEKENALYYAREAVREALINLEAEDAPAGTMPVVLGPGWPGVLLHEAVGHGLEGDFNRKGLSAFSGRMGEQVAAKGVTVVDDGTLPDRRGSLTMDDEGTPTQCTTLIDDGRLVNYMQDKLNAKLMGMKPTGNCRRESYAHLPMPRMTNTYMLAGQHDPAEIIASVKRGLYAVNFGGGQVDITSGQFVFSASEAYLIENGRVTRPVKGATLIGNGPDVMKKISMIGNDLALDRGVGVCGKDGQSVPVGVGQPTLKIDALTIGGTR; the protein is encoded by the coding sequence ATGACTCAGGCATTGTCCATTGCAAAAGAATTACTCTTAAAGCCCGCTTCCCTGGATGAATCGGCCATTGCTAAACTGATTCGCTCCATGGCTGGCCGTCATGTGGACGATGCGGATTTGTATTTTCAAAGCAGCAGCTACGAATCCTGGTACCTTGAGGACTCCGAAGTCAAAAGCGGCAGTTATTCCATCGATAGGGGTGTGGGCATTCGTGCAGTAAGCGGTGAAAAAACCGGTTATGCCTATTGCGATGACATTCTTTTGCCTGCCATGGAAAGAGCAGCGGATGCCGCGCGCTCCATTGCCTTTTCTGCCAATAAAACCTTTCAGCCCGTGCCGATCCTGGGCTCGCCCATTGCCCGCTATGCCGGCATTAACCCCATTGACGGCATGACTAAACAGGAAAAAATTGCGCTGCTTGAAGCCATCGATAAAGAAGCCCGCCGGCTTGACCCCCGCGTTATTCAGGTCAATGCCTCATTAAGCGGCTGCTATGAAGTGGTGATGGTGGCCGGCATGCAGGGTAATCTGCAGGCCGATATCCGCCCCTTGGTCAGTATTAATGTCAGTGTTATTGTCGAAGATAAAAACGGCCGTCGCGAATCCGCCCGCTCCGGGGGCGGAGGACGGTTTGGTTATTCCTATTTTCTGGAAAAGGAGAACGCGCTGTATTACGCGCGGGAAGCGGTGCGTGAGGCATTAATTAACCTCGAAGCGGAAGACGCGCCCGCTGGAACCATGCCGGTTGTGCTTGGCCCGGGGTGGCCCGGCGTGTTGCTGCACGAAGCCGTGGGCCATGGATTGGAAGGCGATTTTAACCGTAAAGGGCTTTCTGCCTTTTCCGGGCGGATGGGAGAGCAGGTGGCGGCAAAAGGCGTCACGGTCGTTGACGACGGCACCCTGCCTGATCGCCGCGGCTCGCTGACCATGGACGATGAGGGCACGCCTACGCAATGCACCACCTTGATTGATGATGGACGGCTGGTTAATTACATGCAGGACAAGCTGAATGCCAAATTAATGGGCATGAAACCCACCGGCAATTGCCGGCGGGAATCCTATGCCCATTTGCCGATGCCCCGCATGACGAATACCTACATGCTGGCCGGCCAGCATGATCCTGCAGAAATCATTGCTTCGGTGAAACGCGGCCTATACGCCGTTAATTTTGGCGGCGGCCAGGTGGACATCACCTCCGGGCAATTTGTGTTTTCCGCCAGCGAAGCCTACCTGATTGAAAACGGCAGGGTCACCCGCCCGGTGAAAGGCGCAACCCTCATTGGTAATGGCCCGGATGTCATGAAAAAAATCAGTATGATTGGCAATGATTTGGCCCTGGATCGCGGCGTGGGGGTTTGCGGCAAGGATGGTCAATCGGTACCGGTCGGTGTCGGACAACCGACGTTAAAAATTGATGCTTTAACCATTGGCGGTACCCGTTAA
- a CDS encoding carbon-nitrogen hydrolase family protein, with amino-acid sequence MSKVAVVQMRSSASVQDNLQQVEKQLAKARDDEVDLLVLPENFAFMGMKETDKLAIAEQYGEGEIQQAISALAKKYGVWVVAGTIPIKGLHHRVRASSLVFDDHGLCAARYDKIHLFDVRVSSQEAHEESNTVERGDEVVVVDTPAGRLGLSVCYDLRFPELYQQLSMRGAELFTVPSAFTAITGAAHWEVLLRARAIENLCYVLAPNQGGVHENGRHTHGHSLIVEPWGKIVAEQKENPGMVTAEIDLQRLKQLRLQFPCNTHHVLLGIN; translated from the coding sequence ATGTCCAAAGTGGCTGTTGTGCAAATGCGGTCTTCGGCCTCGGTTCAGGATAACCTGCAACAGGTCGAGAAGCAGCTCGCCAAAGCACGCGATGACGAGGTGGATTTGCTGGTTTTGCCGGAAAATTTTGCGTTCATGGGCATGAAGGAAACCGATAAACTGGCGATAGCTGAACAGTATGGCGAGGGAGAGATTCAGCAGGCAATCAGCGCACTGGCTAAAAAATACGGCGTCTGGGTTGTTGCCGGCACCATTCCCATCAAAGGCCTGCATCACCGGGTGCGTGCGTCGTCGCTGGTTTTTGACGACCACGGCCTCTGCGCTGCCCGTTATGATAAAATTCATCTCTTTGATGTCAGGGTGTCCTCGCAGGAAGCCCACGAGGAATCCAATACCGTGGAGCGGGGCGATGAAGTGGTGGTGGTGGATACGCCGGCCGGCCGCCTTGGTCTCAGCGTTTGCTATGATTTGCGCTTCCCTGAGCTTTACCAGCAATTATCGATGCGCGGTGCGGAACTGTTCACGGTTCCTTCGGCATTTACCGCGATCACGGGCGCTGCTCATTGGGAAGTGCTGCTTCGGGCCCGGGCTATCGAAAATCTGTGTTATGTACTCGCCCCCAATCAGGGCGGCGTTCATGAAAATGGTCGCCACACCCACGGTCACAGCCTGATTGTTGAGCCCTGGGGTAAAATTGTGGCTGAACAAAAAGAAAATCCCGGCATGGTGACGGCAGAGATTGACTTGCAGCGTTTAAAACAATTGCGGCTGCAATTTCCCTGCAACACCCACCATGTCCTTCTCGGCATTAATTAA